A region of the Oncorhynchus gorbuscha isolate QuinsamMale2020 ecotype Even-year linkage group LG02, OgorEven_v1.0, whole genome shotgun sequence genome:
gcaggaatgtccaccagcgctgtggccagagaatttaatgttaatgtctctaccataagctgcctccaatgttgttttagagaatttggcagcacgttcaaccggtctcacaaccgcagaccacctgtaaccacgccagcccaggacctccacatctggcttcttcacctgcaggatcggctgagaccagccacccggacagctgatgaaactgtgggttcgcacaaccgaagaatttctacACAAACCGtaagaaaccatctcagggaagcacatctgcgtgctcgtcgtcctcaccaggctCTTTACCTGACTTCAGTTCGACGttgcaaatgctcaccttcgatggccactggaaCCCTGgtgaagtgtgctcttcacggatgaatcctggtttcaactgtaccgggcagacgGCATACAGAATgaacggtttgctgatgtcaacgttgtgaacagcgtgccccatggtggtggtggggttatggtatgggaatGCATAATCTAcggacacaattgcattttatggaaggcaatttgaatgcacaaagagaccgtgacgagatcctgaggtccattgtcgtGCCGTTCATCCACATctgtcacctcatgtttcagtatgatcATGCACGGACCcgtttctgaaggaactgtacacaattcctggaagctgaaaatgtctcagttcttccaAGGCcttcatactcaccagacatgtcacccattgagcatgtttggttTGCTCTGGATCGTCaggtacgacagcgtgttccagttcccaccaatatccagcaacttcgcactgctattgaagaggagtgggacaacataccacaggccacaatctttgcgaaggagatgtgtcgccctgcatgaggcaaatggtggtcacaccaagatactgactgtttttttgatccacgcccctacctttatTTGAAGGTagctgtgaccaacagatgcacatctgtattcccagtcatgttaaatccatagattaggacctaatgaattgatttaaattgactgatttccttacattaactGTAACTCATTAACATCTTTGAAagtgttgcatgttgtgtttatattgtgGTTCAGTGGATTTTAGAGTAATGCCCTGTTCTTTGCGTAGCATGGTATTCAATTAAAACGAAGACAGATGCCAGTGAGATAAATAAAGAGTTGGCGTTGAGCTTATGTTGATAGATAGCCTCGTACTCTTTTGGAAGTGTATAGCTACAGATGAGTGattttaatttgagccagtttgctacaacagTCAAATAATCCtaaagcaacaggaaatgtgaattatgagTATTATAATCAGTCGGAATGGATATTTGTTGTACTGGTTACATTTTTCGTTAGGGCAAaacaagtctgacattttaaattgAATATTACAATATTtcgaagcctttttaaacctcgaaTACACTATCATTTTGCATTTCCTTCTGTGCAGGaacattctcagcaacaaaagagtgatcaaattaagagccTACATATGTAGAGCTGCAAGCGAGAGCAGGAGAAACTGAAATCTGCAGGCGACTGATATTTATTGCCCATGTTTGCACTGACAAGGTGTGAGTGAAAGATCCAGAACAACTCTCCCCCGGCACCTTGAAATTACTCGTCCAGCGCCACCAACTCAGCAAGTGCTACCATGGTAGTTGAGAGCGGCAACTTAAATTTTAGCACCGATGACAGCTCCGGGACGAACCTCAGCCCGAAAGACAGTGTCCGCGACACTCTCACGTCCAGGGACCAGTCCGACCTCGGCAGGACAGGGCACACAGTGGTAGCCGTGTTTCTCGGTGTCATTTTCCTGTTAGGATTCCTCAGCAATTTATTCGTCCTTCTCGTCTTTGCGCGGTTTCAGGTGCTGAGGACGCCCATCAATCTCATTCTGCTCAACATCAGTGTGAGCGACATGCTGGTGTGTATCTTCGGAACTCCTTTTAGTTTTGCCGCGAGCCTCTATGGCAGATGGCTCATTGGAGCCCACGGGTGCAAATGGTACGGTTTCGCCAACTCGCTTTTCGGTGAGTTGACCTAATGATCTATACgcttcctatcctatcctattcatacTGGTAACGTTTCAGAGAGACTGGAAGGGAGAAAAGTACGTAATCTCATGTTTCAACAGGTCCCCTCGCGCCATGCTCTCTGCCCTGTGTGAGAGGTGCTACATGTAGTCTTGAATGTGATGGATGATGAATTAACATAACAGTAAATAAGCAACGAACAGTTTTGATCTTCGAGACACGCTACAGTCAGTTTGACTGGTAAAGAGACATACTGTATTTTGAGCCAAATGTTCCCGAGTCAAACCAGTCTTTCTTGATACATGTTTGTATTATTTTGCCTAAGTTTACTCTGTATTTTGTCCATAGCTCAACCATATACAAACTGTCACCTTGGTTAAGGCGTCTGCTAACCATTAGAATCATACCTACATCATATTTAGCTGACTGGATTTTTTTTTGCCAAAAAGCGGGAATGATCAACATTGTGCTCTTGTGCATGCCTTTCATACACCAAGTGGAGTAACCTGGGCTTGGTTAGGACTTAAAATGCTGACATCTGGAGACAGACTGTAATTTATATTCCAGGTTTTAGAGTGCAAGGGTATGAGTTAAGGATTGCAATGTGAAAACATTTACTTCCTCTATGCTcaagcatgtgcatgtgtgtgccacGTGCATTGCAATGGCCAATTGGTAATGTACTCCATGTAGACATTCTGGACAGTGTATTGCATAGCCTTGGCGTTTGACGAAGTCCACAGCAAGAATGTAGCATTATTGCTCACCACAGCTACAACTCTACCTCCATCCATTTCTCTGTCCAGGCATCGTTTCTCTAGTATCCCTGGCAATCCTCTCCTACGAGCGCTACTCCACGATATTGTGTTACACAAAGGCTGACCCGTCTGACTACAAGAAGGCCTGGCTGGCTATCGCGGGCGCCTGGCTCTACTCCTTGGTGTGGACGGTGCCACCTTTCTTTGGCTGGAGCAGCTACGGTCCAGAGGGGCCAGGCACCACATGCTCAGTGCAGTGGCACCAGCGCTCTTCTGGGAACATCTCCTATGTCACCTGCCTCTTCATCTTCTGCCTCCTGCTTCCCCTGCTGCTCATGATGTTCTGCTATGGGAAGATCCTCTTTGCCATCCGTGGGGTGAGTCAGTGTCTTTGGTTCATGCTGTACGGATTATATTGATCACAGAGAGAATTTTGATGATGGTGGTGGGCATGCTTGCGaagatttattttacctttatttaactaggcaagtcagttaagaagaaattattatttacaatgatggcctaggaacagtgggttaactggtctaggaacagtgggttaactggtctaggaacagtgggttaactggcctaggaacagtgggttaactggtctaggaacagtgggttaactggtctaggaacagtgggttaactggtctaggaacagtgggttaactggcctaggaacagtgggttaactggcctaggaacagtgggttaactggtctaggaacagtgggttaactggtctaggaacagtgggttaactggtctaggaacagtgggttaactggtctaggaacagtgggttaactggtctaggaacagtgggttaactgcctgttcaggggcagaatgacagatatgtgccttgtcagctccgggatttgatcttgcaacctttcggttactagtccaacgctaccctaggctaggctaccctgccggcccATGACAATGGACACAATGATAATCATGTCAAGGTTGATTATGTCTCTTCGATTGCTTGTCCCGCACACAACGTTGTTGATGTGCCGAAGGAGTCTTCAAATGGCTTTGCCCTGAGTAAacgtcttcacctctctctgatGGCAGCATCTGTCTCTCAAAAAGCATATTTCATCTCCTTCTCCAGAGAGTCATCAATCTGCCACGTCCCTGTCCCAGACCGCTCCCAAAAGACTCCTCAGAGTGCTTCAGCTTGCTGCCTGACGTGTAAAACTGATTAAGATCAAGGCagcacaaatacattttttaaaacggTCCTTGAATTGCAGCACTTACACTCTCTTTCCTATCATGCCTCTGATGTGTCACTGACGGGGATTTTTGCACACCTCCTAATGTGTTTtgttaataaataaaataaaatatttaaaccAGACTATGTAGCCTTTATGGCTGTGTGATCTTTGGGACTGTGTGATCTTTGGGACTGTGTGATCTTTATGACTGCGTGTCTTTAGGGCTGTGTGATCTTTAGAGTGGTGTGATCTTTAGGAATGTGTGATCTTTATTGCTGCGTGATCTTTAGGGCTGTGTGATCTTTAGGGCTGTGATCTTTACGGCAGTGTGATCTTCAGGACTGTGTGATCACAGCAGAATGAATAGATTCCACATGTTATGGTGAAATGTTAAAGACAGAGAAAATAATTGAAAAAGCAGGAAGTGGAAATGTCTCAATGTTTGTTTAGCAGACCTTAGTTAAATATATTAGCAAGAAATCCTTGAACCACAGGTTCAGTCCACTGAAACAATTTATCATGTTGGGACAGCTGTGAAATTCTAGTGGCCAACATCATTAAGGCTCAGTTCTGCCAGCTTGCAGTCCTCACTCTGAAAGCGAGGCAGGCTTACAAGTCCACCTTTCCACTAGTGCAATAGTGAGACATTTGGGACATAAACAAATGAAAACATAAAGGATGCTTGACTCTCACACATTTTTTGGTGAAAGAATATATAGAAGATGAGTAACAGCGGTTGTGGCAATGGCACCGTCTGTCTTTCCTCCAGGGGGAAAAATATGCTTAGAGAGGTCAGGTTTACAACAGGCTGTCAGCCTTAACTCAAATGTGGCTCATCCACAACACGGTGCCCTTTGAGGTGGTGTCCTTCGCCTTGTGGCGGAAGGTTGGGCGGGAGACGGGGAGAGCTGAGTTTGATTGAGATAGCTGCTGATGCAACCGGTCTGAAAGTCGTCCGTCTTGGTGGCCAGAGCTCGTATAGGTCTCATGAATGAATCATCCCGGGGATTATTTTTAATCCAGATTGAATGTGTCTGTCATTGGTCACTAATGACGACAACCTGTGGTACCGCTGACTTCCTTGTTTTATACCCATGTCACACGGAGGGaccaagtgtcatgttttgtcatatattgtcatgtcttgtccttgtgcttccccttctgttcgtttccccctgctggtcttattaggttctttccctctttctatccctctctctccccctctctcgctctcgctctctatcgttctgttcctgctcccagctgttcctcattctcctaactacctcatttactcttttcacacctgtcccctattttgccctctgattagagcccctatttctccctctgttttccgcttctgtccttgtcggatccttgtatgatgttcgctgttctgtgtccttgttacgccctgtcgtgttttaccttcttcagatgctgcgtgtgagcaggtgtcagtgtcagctacggccggtgccttcccgaaacaacctgcagtctgtggtcgagtctccagtcattcctctctactgacgagtggatttcagttttcctgttttgttttcaccttgataatatccaggattatcacttttgtctagaactggaataaagactctgttttcgttaagtcgcttttgggtcctcattcaccagcataacagaaggatccgaccaagaatggacccagcgactacggattctctctactctactgtcgagttccagggagcgatgctcggcagacacgagcaggaattgtctgctgctcgtcatgccgttgagaccctggccgctcaggtctccgacctctcaggacagtttcagagtcttcgtctcgtgccaccagctacttcctggtcttccgagtctccggaacctagggttaataacccaccatgttactctgggcagcccactgagtgccgctcctttctcacccagtgtgatattgtgttctctctccagcccaacacatactcaagagagagagctcggattgcctacgtcatatcactccttactggtcgggctcgggagtggggcacagctatctgggaggcaagcgctgagtgtactaacgattatctgaactttaaagaggagatgatacgggtttttgatcgttctgtttttgggaaagaagcttcctggtccctgtcttccctatgtcaaggtaatcgatccataacggattactctatagagtttcgcactcttgctgcctccagtaactggaacgagcaggcgttgctcgctcgttttctggagggactccacgctaaggttaaggatgagattctctcccgggaggttccatccagcgtggattctttgattgaactcgctattcgcattgaacgacgggtagatcttcgtcaccgagctcatagaagagagctcgcgttaactgtgtcccccctctccccgacactaccatctttccccactgactcaggtgttgagcccatgcagctggggggtattcacatctcgaataaggagagggaacggagaatcaccaaccgcctctgtctctattgcggttccgctggtcattttgtcatttcatgtccagttaaaggccagagctcatcagtaagcggagggcgactgataagcgctactagactgtcctctccgtcaagtacctgtactacattgccggtccatctacgctggaccggatcggcagcttcctgcagtgcattaatagactctggggcggagggctgttttatggacgaagcctgggctcgggaacatgacattcctctcagacagttaggggagcccacggtcatgttcgccttggatggtagtcctctccccagtatattatgtgaaacactacctttaaccctcacagtatctggtaaccatagtgagaccatttcttttttgattttttgttcaccttttacacctgttgttttgggtcatccctggctagtgtgtcataatccttcttttgattggtctagtaattctatcctttcctggaacgtttattgtcatgtgaaatgtttaatgtctgctattcctcctgtttcttctgctccctcttcacaggaggaacctggtgaatTGACAGGAGTGccagaggaatatcatgatctgcgcacggtcttcagtcggtccagagcctactcccttcctcctcaccggtcgtatgattgttgtactgatctcctcaagaagcgttttgcatccgctcctatccttgttgcacctgacgttactaaacagttcattgtcgaggtagacgcgtcgggggtgggcgtgggagccattctgtcccagcgctccgatactgacgatggggtccacccttgcgcgtatttttctcatcgcctgtcgccgtcggaacgtaactatgatgtggctaaccgcgaactgctcgccatccgtttagccctaggcgaatggcgacagtggttggaggcggcgaccgttccttttgtcgtttggactgaccaaaagaaccttgagtacatccgttctgccaaacgactcaatgcgcgtcatgttcgttgggcgttgtttttcgctcgtttcgagttcgttatttcttatcgcccgggtactaagaacaccaagcctcatgctttatcccgtctcttcagttcttctgtagcgtctatcgatcccgaggggattctccctgaggggcgtgttgtcgggttgaatgtctggggaattgagagacaggtcaagcaagcactcactcacactccgtcgccgcgcgcttgtcctagtaaccttcttttcattcctgtctctactcgtctggctgttcttcagtgggctcactctgccaagttagctggccaccccggcgttcggggtacgcttgcttctattcgccagcggttttggtggcctactcaggagcgtgacacgcgccgtttcgtggctgcttgttcggactgcgcgcagaataactctgataactttttttctgcttctgctcctggtcttgctgggtctcagtctgtccccagccaccgcatctctcctgccctggctgtgtctcagtctgtcccctgccaccgcatctctcctggtcctgctcctgcacttgctgtgtctcagtctgtccacagccaccgcctctctcctgttcctggtcttagccttgctgtgtctcagtctgtccctagttgttactctcctggcctgtttggtcctgattgctctaacgcttacagttctctacccgtgtctcatttttttaagAGTAGTAgtcctagattccctcttcatcgtctcccgttacggtcctgaggagaggagttgggttctttctcgggacgtgctggaccgtttgttgatctatgatatcctccgttgccgccagtgttcctcctcgagtgcgccaggaggcgctcggtgagtgggggggtactgtcatgttttgtcatatattgtcatgtcttgtccttgtgcttccccttctgttcgtttctccctgctggtcttattaggttctttccctctttctatccctctctctccccctccctctctccctctctcgctctctctctctatcattccgttcctgctcccagctgttcctcattctcctaactacctcatttactcttttcacacctgtcccctattttgccctctgattagagcccctatttctccctctgttttccgcttcggtccttgtcggatccttgtatgatgttcgctgttctgtgtccttgttacgccctgtcgtgttttaccttcttcagatgctgcgtgtgagcaggtgtcagtgtcagctacggccggtgccttcccgaaacaacctgcagtctgtggtcgagtctccaatcattcctctctactgacgagtggatttcagttttcctgttttgttttcaccttgataatatccaggattatcacttttgtctagaactggaataaagactgttttcgttaagtcgcttttgggtcctcattcaccagcataacaccaaGGACAAAGACAACATCAGAAGTGTTTTGTAGAAGACTGACTGCCGTAGAGGACATTCTGATGGTAACCAGAATTTCTCAAGGCCCTTCTGAAACCAAACGCTCGGAGGAGTACCCACATTGCCTGTCCTTTATCCTAACATAAACGTATACGTCTCTGTTCACTCTCCTTTCATTCAGATCGATACTCCCTGTGGCCATTTAGGAACACGTTTTCTTGGCGTTGGGCCACAAATGCATGCCGCTTGGGTATGATTTGGAGCACCAGTTTTGCTACGCTTATATAATGTAGACCTACTGTGGTTTTATGCATTAGGCAGTCTTCAGTACAGCTCGACTTTCTCAGCAAATCCGTAGGACTCAATAATGACTGCGCTGTAGGTGGCTGACAAGTTGGAATGACAGCAGAAATTGACACGAGGTTGTTGATTTACCCCCCCCCATTGTGTTTGAGTTCCTTTGTCAGGTGTCAAGGCTTGTTCCACTCCAGTGTGCCGTATATTTGTTGTGGTTCGATTATTAAGATGAGATATTACTTTTCATTCATGTAAACAAGTTGAGATCTCTTTTAGCCAGATTTCTCTGTTTCAGACACGTTTTCTTATTTGATGAAAAATGAGACAATTTGGTTACTAGGTAGTCTACATCTGcgttgctaaattgtaattgaTGGGGGGTAATATTGTTCCACATCCATCAACAAGAAGTTATCTCCACCCCACTATTCTCATCATTACCTATAGTTTACCCTGCAGGGAGAACTATCAGTTAAATGCAGCATATGAAATTATTTATGGATTTCATGGGAATACTTGTGCAGAAAAACATTGGTGGTCATGACATCATCGTGTCTTAAGTGGGCAAACAGAATATGTACAGACTTCAAGCAGTAAATCAATGATCGTATAGTTTTACTACACAACGGGGACTGATGCGTGTCTCAGAATCGGTGTTGTTTTCTATCATTTAACCATTCGATTTTCAGGACTCAAGCCTATTCCATGGAGATTTGGCCACCACCCTTTAGCCATTATTAACCATGACCTCTAGCTTCTAtgcttctgttttttttttaggtTAGAGCTCACACCCTATGACTGTCTGTGTTAATGGTTGTATGATTTCCCTGCGTAAACATGAAATAAGCGTGTTTTATGTGTTCATTCCCTGACATACTGAAATCACGAGGTAGCCTTTACACTGCTGTCACTGTGACCTAAACCTGACCACTGAGAATGTTAATGACCCGATGGTAGTGAGGCTTTGGTACAGGGTTTTGTAAGTAACTTGAAAAAAATGTGTTCTCTCCTCAGGTAGCCAAAATCAACCAGTCGTCTGCACAGCGGCGGGAGACCCATGTGTTGGTGATGGTTGTCTCCATGGTGTCCTGCTACCTGCTGTGCTGGATGCCCTACGGGGTTGTGGCTCTTCTGGCCACCTTCGGCCAGGTTGGCCTGGTCAGCCCTACCACAAGCATTGTCCCCTCCATCCTTGCCAAAAGTAGCACCTTTCTCAACCCTGTCATATATGGGCTTTTAAATAACCAGGTAACGGCTTATCAATGGGACACTGGCCATTTTTCTACTTTTAGCGATCTGATATGGAAATGGGGAAAAACCTTTAACGTCAGTACTCCGCTATTACACAGTGGACGCATTGATCATGTCATGTGTGCCAGTTCTACAGGTGCTTCCTGGCCTTCGTGAGCTGTGGGTCAGAGGCAGCAAGCAGCCACACCCTCCACACCGTGCCCAGCAGCCGAGTGGTTGGCCCTAATGGCAACTCTCCAGCCCCAGAGGAGCCTGGTACACGCGAGCCTCTGGACGGCAGTGGGACCTCCTCGAAGACTCAGACACGTGGCCAGCAGAGAGACAAACGTGACCTGGTCCTGGTTGTGCACTACACCCCTTGAGGAACAGAGGTATTTTGGTCCGTGGAGAAAAAGCCCACTCCCCTGCTCATAAGAGCCTAAACACATGGTGCCCCACACTGCAACATATGATATGATAGAGGAATGTATCTATTCGGCTGCAAACTGGAGATATATTAAGTATCTCTCTTTTCATTAGATGGTGTAATTTGTCACCTGGATGTGTAAATGCTCTGTCATTTATATCGCAGCAACCTTTTCCTTCACCCTGCGGTTGAGTGTGTGCTGTTCGGCCACAAGGTGGCAGCCTGCTGTAACATTGACCTATGCTAGAGTCTGTAGAGATAAAAACATTCATCCGTCTTAGTAAACCCAGCCCTTACATACCACCAGATGTAAGATCTCCTGTATATAATCTTTGTACCAAGTGGTCGGTGGGTTGATGTGGCTGCAGAACTTGATGGCAGTGTTTCCGATGTAGATTATGAGATGGCAACCCATTGTTCATCacgggttctctctctctctcacatgtaACTAGAACCCGGATGCCTTGTTGTGTACGCATGTTCAAACACAGTAACATTCACAACGCTCCCGTTATTCATGTTGAGAATCACCATTCTTTTACAAGATGGTTGTCACATTATTAAGAGGCTCTGATAAGGGGCTCCGAACCTTTTCTTCATCTATGAACATTGTTACACTTTGACATTGAGTTATCATTGATGTAGTGACCTGTTTAATAAAGATGTTTTACAAAGATCATGTGTAAAGGAAGATTCAGTGTTATTTGGACCGTCACACTGCTGAAAGGCTGCCCGCTGCATCTCATTTTCACCTCTAGATGGCACTATGAGTCCCAATGGGCTTTTATCACTTCAATGAACCACACCTCAAAATGGAATGCCACGAGCAGAGGTAAACCACTTCTAAGGACATGGCTGGAAGAGTTTCAGTTTTTGTCCAAATTGACTTCTCGTAGCATGtttaggagaacttacgcagcAAGTTAGGACAAtaaacgtggcaggttaggaaagggttagggttagagggttagggttagctaaaatgccaAAAAGAAAAGATGCATCTAAAGATCCATTTGAAAAAATCTGGAATCACATCTAGACATGACTCACTTCAAACCCATGTGATTTATAATGTATCAGCCCTCTTTTTAGGTGACAGTCCTGTGAAGTTGACTCTTCCTCTTCATTCTGCATACAGCTACTACTGTACGAGGGGGCTTATAATATAGCGATAGCTCATCTATCTGTCCAAAATGACCCAGATGTGAAGATAGGAAAGTGGACAAACATAGGGACCAAAGCAATTGTCTGTAGAGGGAGGTGGCCCGTgatggggggtggggggagtCATTGATTGGGCCAGTGCTCTGAGCCCAGCAGGTGGTCAGGGGTAGATGTGTACCTTACTAGCCTGGAGGCTTGGTCTGGCAATGAGAGGAGTGACAGCTGAAAATACGTAGAAAAGTAATGAAGGGTAGTAGACACAAATGCATATATGCACACACAGACGGGGGGGAAATACTTTGGAATCAGAAAAGCGGAGCGACATTTTGGAATGAATGATGAGGACCTATAATGTTTTACAAATAGGTTATTTTTCTCTTTCTCATCGGTCTTCAGATAATCAACTAATAGTTGATTATAAACGGTTTTGTGAATGCTAGGTCTCTTTAACTTCCCTTCCCTCCTCGTCCGCCTCAACTGTCGATGGAATTTCATATTTATTCATCAGTTTCTCCTCTCCCAGGTTTTCCAAAGAGGTGGAAGATTCATTTTTGTTCAGTTGAGTGAGTATGAGAGATGAGCCAGTAGGAGGTCTTTAGTCTGTGACTGGTTAGgaccctcaccccccccccctaccccctGGCTGTTTCCATGGTTGCAGGGTCAGGGGCCCCCCTCCTGCTGGGCCCTGATCCAAGACAGGCCAGCACCTCAGCAGGGGCGCAATTACTGCAGGCT
Encoded here:
- the LOC123993521 gene encoding pinopsin-like; its protein translation is MVVESGNLNFSTDDSSGTNLSPKDSVRDTLTSRDQSDLGRTGHTVVAVFLGVIFLLGFLSNLFVLLVFARFQVLRTPINLILLNISVSDMLVCIFGTPFSFAASLYGRWLIGAHGCKWYGFANSLFGIVSLVSLAILSYERYSTILCYTKADPSDYKKAWLAIAGAWLYSLVWTVPPFFGWSSYGPEGPGTTCSVQWHQRSSGNISYVTCLFIFCLLLPLLLMMFCYGKILFAIRGVAKINQSSAQRRETHVLVMVVSMVSCYLLCWMPYGVVALLATFGQVGLVSPTTSIVPSILAKSSTFLNPVIYGLLNNQFYRCFLAFVSCGSEAASSHTLHTVPSSRVVGPNGNSPAPEEPGTREPLDGSGTSSKTQTRGQQRDKRDLVLVVHYTP